TAGCTTTAACGAAAAGTCAGCAGCTTTCGTTGGAATATTTAATAATAGATTTATCAGGTATTAGTCAAATTAATAATTTGGAAAGCAGCTATTTACTAAAAATTGTGGATCTTTTAGGGCTGATTGGTGTCAACCCAATACTAACTGGTTTGAGTCCTGATATAGCTTTAAAAGCAACGAAAACAAATATCAACTTCCAAAATATACCGATTGAAGCTAATCTTGAGCGAGCATTAAAGAAAATAGGCTTCACATTAAAAAAAATGGAAGGTTAGCTATATATAAACTTAAACACTAGACAGCCTTTAAGTTGTTAGACGTCAAATCTAATGATTTAGGGGTGTTTTTTTATATAAAATCCGCTGCTTTAAGCACCTTTTGTTGGCCATTGCAACTGCAATCGCAGGAAGACCTACTCTGACAGCAACAGGAAGAAGAACAGCCCCAATCAGTGCGACTGCAGGTGACGGCCAGAAGAAAAAGGAAATAATCATCATAAGTAAGCCGATGACCCAGTAGGCTAAACTGGGGGTTCGTATCCATTTTGCAAACGGTGAAATCATCACATCATTTATTCCGGTTTTGGTGAGGATTTTACTCATAGCGACAATGATGGAGATGACGGCTATGGTTGGTAGCAATTCTGTTATGGCATAAATGAAACTATTAAATATCGTGCTGATAGAGCCGCTTAAAGAACCTGTAGCAGTAAGTGCCAATAAAAAAATTCCGACAATGCACACGATTGTAGTGTCTCTTCTCATTATCATGAAGCCTATAATGAATAGAATAAATAAAACGTAAATCCAATGAAGTGCCGTTAATTCTATACCCATTGACGAAGACTCCCTTCTAATCCGACATGAAGCTTAGGCAAATGACTAAGACCGGATTTAATTACAGATTATGAAGGAGGATAGGATTGGGTGATTAGAGAATCATTTTCTTTTATAGGAAGAAAATGGTATCTCTAAAATCTCCTTCTCTAGTTGGAGAAAAAAACGCCGCAGGATTGAACAATTAAAGAGAGATTAGTAGTACAATAATGCTATTGACTGGAAAAATTTCTTAAAAACTAGCAGTTATTTGCTAGTTTCAATATAGAAGGTAGGGTACATATGGGGAAATCTTTAGCACAAATCATGTTTTCATTCTGCTTGCTTGTTGTCGGCATAGTCCTTCTTCTTGTTAACCTTGGTGTCATTTCCTTGGAAATAAAACAGCTTTTTGTCGTATTATACCCATTTCTGCTGCTTGTTTACGGAGTTGTATTGTTAATCAGCGGTATAAGAAAAAGAGCGACTAATACTTTTCTGGCCATTTTCATCCTTGTTTTTGCCGGGTTATTATGCCTTGACCGGCTGCACTTATTTACATTTGCTTTTATGGACTTTTGGAAGCTGTGGCCGCTTATAATGATCATTGCTGCTTTAAGTATGATGTTTAAGAAGTCAAAATTTCTTGTTGTCACTAATGTAAATTGGGCGAAAGAGGATAAGGTTTTCGGAAAACCATCAATCCATATCAAGCAAAAGCCGGAAGGAAAGAAAAAAAGAGCTTTTTCTCTAGTAGGAGACGTCAAAATCAATACAGAAAATTGGCCTGCTGAGCCGATGACAATGCATAATACAATCGGTAATTACTTTATTGATTTCAGCAAGGCATATATACCAGATAAAGAAACACATATAGAAATCAGTGGATGGATAGGCGATGTTAAGATTATTATTCCTGATAATCTGCCAGTGCGGATTGAAGGGGAAGTGAAAATCGGTGACTTACAAATCTTGGAGCAAAGCAAGGATGGCTTAGGAAATAAACTAGTCTACAAGTCTCCTGATTATGATGAGGCTGTTAGAAAACTCAGCTTGCATATTTATTTAAATATCGGCGATGTAACAGTAAAGAAAGTGTAGAGGTGCTAATCTGATGTGGAGAGAAAGAAAAGGTTTTCTGTACGGGCAGTTTTACAGCTATTTTATGACTAGTGTTATTAGTTCTTTGCTGCTGTTTATTGGTATGCAGCTCTATTTATTTTTAAACCCGCAAGCTCCGTTTTCTACGACCGTTATACTGCTTATATTCGCGTGCAGTTTCACCTTTACTACTGCAGTCGGCATTTATTTCTCTATTAAAGCAAACAGCATCATTAATAAAGAGTGTGCAAATATCCTACTGTTTGTGTCAGCATTAAGCAGAGGAAAGTATACAGAAAGGATAGCGGCTGAAGAAAACGGTATGCCAGAAGATATAAGGGGTGAACTTAACCGATTGGCAGTTCATATGAGTGAACAAGCAAATTCTCTGCAACGCCTTGCTGATGAAAAAATAAACTTGGCACAGACTGCTCATACCGCTGCCGTCATGGAGGAAAGACAGCGGTTAGCAAGGGATCTTCATGATGTAGTCAGCCAGCAGTTGTTTGCACTAAACATGATGTCATCAGCTGCCTTCAAAGTTTTTGATTCTAATCCGGCGCTTGCTAAGAAACAGCTGGAGGAAATCATCGGAATTGCGGGCAAGGCACAAGGGGAGATGCGGGCATTATTGCTGCACTTACGGCCGATTGAACTTAGCAATGACAGCTTATGTGACGGTATTATAAAGCTGATACAAGAGCTGAAGGGAAAAACGAGTTTACAGTTTGCAGCAAGCATTGATGAAATAGATGATTTGTCGACTGCTGGGCAGGAGCATCTCTTTCGCATAGTGCAGGAGGCGCTGTCAAATGTGCTGCGCCATTCCCATGCAAGCAAGGTGCAAATTATCTTGGAAGACAAAAGCAACTACGCTTACTTACATATTAGTGATAATGGACATGGCTTTGATCTTTCTGTAGAAAAAATCACTTCCTATGGTTTGAAAACTATGCGTGAAAGATGTGAAGAAATCGGCGGTGTCATGGAAATACGATCTAAAGTTGGGAGCGGGACATATATTGACATTCGTGTTCCTTTAAAAGGGGGGAAAGCATGATTAAGGTAGCTGTAGTAGATGATCATGATATGGTAAGAAAAGGTTTGATTTCGTATTTGCAGACAGAAAAGGAAATAGAGCTTGTCTTTGAAGCGACTGGCGGACAGGAAGCAGTCAAGCTTGCAGTGATGAAAAAGCCGGATGTCGTTTTGATGGATTTATTAATGGAAAAAGGAAATGGAATTGAAGCGACAAAAGGGATACTGAAGGAATATCCTGGCTGCAAAATAATCATTATTACAAGCTATTATGATGAGGCACAAGTTATTCCAGCCATTGAAGCAGGGGCGTTCAGTTATCTTTTAAAAACAGCAAGTGCTCATGAGATTGTCCAGGCAATTCGTAAAGCAGTTGCCGGAGAAACAGTTATTGAACCGAAAGTAGCAAGTGTTATGCTGAAAAAGCTGCGGCCGAGTGAAAAGAAACGGCATGATGATTTAACAGAGCGGGAGCTTGAGGTGCTGATGTGTCTTGGAGAAGGAATGACAAACCAAGAAATCAGTGAGGAGCTTTACATTGGGGTTAAAACCGTGAAAACACATGTAAGCAATATTCTTGCAAAACTAAATGTATCCGACAGAACACAGGCAGCTGTTTATGCTAACAGGAATGGAGTTATCAAAAAAAGGAGCTAAACTGCTCCTTTTTCGGCAATCGTAAGCTCGAGCAAATAGGCCTTGCCGTTGAACATAGTATGCTGGAGGATTCCGCCGTTTGTCGGATCGCCTGTGATAGGTGAATCAGGATTCTGGTGTTTCTGCTTCCAGACGATAAAGTCACGTCTTTCTGCCCAAAGTGACAGGATGATATAGGTATCTCCTTTTACAGGGCGCAGCAACCGGTATGCACTTATTTGCTGTCCCATTTGTTCTAATGACCGCTTCATATTCTGCTCAAATAATGGCTTATGCTCATCTGTGACAGGAATATGATTCATAACGGCAAATCTTTTCCCGGAAAAATCTCCGTTGCTTCCTGCTGTCTCATATTTTCTCGGGACAGCAAAGATAGACGATGACAAAGTTTCATGCACTAATAAAGCGCTGTCACTGCCTAGTACCTGCATCGCAATCAGAGATTGCTGATCAATTTTGGCAGCGTATTTCTTTACTAAAAAATCATACGTCCCGCTTGCTAAATAAATATTCATAGCAGCCTCCTTCGTGAGTTTCCTTTTGAAAAGTGCGTTTTCATGCTTCAAGGATACTATACTTCGCATGTTAAAGAAACAAAAAAGCAAGGGCTGTTTGCTTGTAGTTGCAAACAGCCTTGTCTTCGTATTATTGGTACAGTTGGTTGCTTTGGCCTACAGTTGGATTTTGGTTCATCATATACCCGTTCATTTGCTGGTCTGTTTCTGGGACAAGCAAGTACATTGATCCCATTTTTTGAACAGCCATTTCATCTGCTGGTTCTAATACATAATAGCCCTTTTTAACCATATACTGCCACATGTCATAGGCATGGGAGCAGCTCATCATGAAAGCTGTCTGGCAAAAAGAGCGTATTTCTGGATTTGCCATTTCCATTGCATTCCAAGCATATTCTCTGCCGGCACGCTTTAAAGTAAGCAGGTAGGCAGTGGCCATTTCTCTGTCATTCATATTCTCTACAAGCGTTCTCGGCTGAACAGGAGGAGCTTGCGGGGCAATCATTTCTGTAAATTGATTCATCTTCGCTTCTTCCTTTAATAAAGGAAGCTCCTTCGTTGCACCTTCTCTTTTATTGAGGAATTCAACCTTCATATTATAATCGCGAATATGAAGCGGGAAATGCCTTTGCAGGATGGATTTAAACTCTGGATCTTGGACATGCTGCAGCATATATCCCATATTTGTGATGCTGTTGACACAGCTCAATGTTAATTCATTCAATGCATTTGCTTCATGTGCGGCTATTCTCATTTGTAAGCTCCCTTGGAATTTAATTGTAT
This DNA window, taken from Niallia sp. Man26, encodes the following:
- the liaF gene encoding cell wall-active antibiotics response protein LiaF; this translates as MGKSLAQIMFSFCLLVVGIVLLLVNLGVISLEIKQLFVVLYPFLLLVYGVVLLISGIRKRATNTFLAIFILVFAGLLCLDRLHLFTFAFMDFWKLWPLIMIIAALSMMFKKSKFLVVTNVNWAKEDKVFGKPSIHIKQKPEGKKKRAFSLVGDVKINTENWPAEPMTMHNTIGNYFIDFSKAYIPDKETHIEISGWIGDVKIIIPDNLPVRIEGEVKIGDLQILEQSKDGLGNKLVYKSPDYDEAVRKLSLHIYLNIGDVTVKKV
- a CDS encoding sensor histidine kinase; this translates as MWRERKGFLYGQFYSYFMTSVISSLLLFIGMQLYLFLNPQAPFSTTVILLIFACSFTFTTAVGIYFSIKANSIINKECANILLFVSALSRGKYTERIAAEENGMPEDIRGELNRLAVHMSEQANSLQRLADEKINLAQTAHTAAVMEERQRLARDLHDVVSQQLFALNMMSSAAFKVFDSNPALAKKQLEEIIGIAGKAQGEMRALLLHLRPIELSNDSLCDGIIKLIQELKGKTSLQFAASIDEIDDLSTAGQEHLFRIVQEALSNVLRHSHASKVQIILEDKSNYAYLHISDNGHGFDLSVEKITSYGLKTMRERCEEIGGVMEIRSKVGSGTYIDIRVPLKGGKA
- a CDS encoding response regulator transcription factor, producing the protein MIKVAVVDDHDMVRKGLISYLQTEKEIELVFEATGGQEAVKLAVMKKPDVVLMDLLMEKGNGIEATKGILKEYPGCKIIIITSYYDEAQVIPAIEAGAFSYLLKTASAHEIVQAIRKAVAGETVIEPKVASVMLKKLRPSEKKRHDDLTERELEVLMCLGEGMTNQEISEELYIGVKTVKTHVSNILAKLNVSDRTQAAVYANRNGVIKKRS
- a CDS encoding antibiotic biosynthesis monooxygenase, whose protein sequence is MNIYLASGTYDFLVKKYAAKIDQQSLIAMQVLGSDSALLVHETLSSSIFAVPRKYETAGSNGDFSGKRFAVMNHIPVTDEHKPLFEQNMKRSLEQMGQQISAYRLLRPVKGDTYIILSLWAERRDFIVWKQKHQNPDSPITGDPTNGGILQHTMFNGKAYLLELTIAEKGAV
- a CDS encoding spore coat protein — translated: MRIAAHEANALNELTLSCVNSITNMGYMLQHVQDPEFKSILQRHFPLHIRDYNMKVEFLNKREGATKELPLLKEEAKMNQFTEMIAPQAPPVQPRTLVENMNDREMATAYLLTLKRAGREYAWNAMEMANPEIRSFCQTAFMMSCSHAYDMWQYMVKKGYYVLEPADEMAVQKMGSMYLLVPETDQQMNGYMMNQNPTVGQSNQLYQ